One Delphinus delphis chromosome 3, mDelDel1.2, whole genome shotgun sequence genomic region harbors:
- the REEP2 gene encoding receptor expression-enhancing protein 2 isoform X3: MMYWIVFAFFTTAETLTDIVLSWFPFYFELKIAFVIWLLSPYTKGSSVLYRKFVHPTLSNKEKEIDEYITQARDKSYETMMRVGKRGLNLAANAAVTAAAKGQGVLSEKLRSFSMQDLTLIRDEDALPLQGPDGRLRPSPGSLLDTIEDLGDDPAVSLRSGTNQADPRTEISEDDTGDKAPKRAKSIKKVPKAEPLASKTLKTRPKKKISAGGDSA, from the exons ATGATGTACTGGATCGTCTTTGCCTTCTTCACCACTGCCGAGACACTCACAGATATTGTGCTCTCCTG GTTTCCATTCTACTTTGAGCTCAAGATTGCCTTTGTGATATGGCTGCTGTCCCCTTATACCAAAGGCTCCAGCGTGCTCTACCGCAAGTTCGTGCACCCAACACTGTCCAACAAGGAGAAG GAGATCGACGAGTACATCACACAGGCCCGAGACAAGAGCTATGAGACCATGATGAGGGTGGGCAAGAGGGGTCTGAACCTGGCCGCTAATGCCGCGGTCACGGCTGCTGCCAAG GGCCAGGGGGTGCTGTCAGAGAAGCTCCGAAGCTTCAGCATGCAGGACCTGACCCTGATCCGGGACGAGGATGCGCTGCCCCTGCAGGGGCCCGACGGCCGCCTCAGACCCAGCCCTGGCAGCCTCCTGGACACCATTGAGGACTTAG GAGATGACCCTGCCGTGAGTTTAAGGTCAGGCACGAACCAGGCAGATCCCCGGACAGAGATCTCTGAGGATGACACGGGAGACAAGGCCCCTAAGAGGGCCAAATCCATCAAAAAAGTGCCCAAAGCTGAG CCACTGGCTTCCAAGACGCTGAAGACCCGGCCCAAGAAGAAGATCTCCGCGGGGGGTGACTCCGCTTGA
- the EGR1 gene encoding early growth response protein 1, whose product MAAAKAEMQLMSPLQISDPFGSFPHSPTMDNYPKLEEMMLLSNGAPQFLGASGAPEGSGGNSSSSGGGGGGGGGSNSNSSGGAFNPQGEAGEQPYEHLTAESFPDITLNNEKVLVETSYPSQTTRLPPITYTGRFSLEPAPNSGNTLWPEPLFSLVSGLVSMTNPPATSSSASSPAASSSASQSPPLSCAVQSNDSSPIYSAAPTFPTPNTDIFPEPQGQAFPGSAGTALQYPPPAYPAAKGGFQVPMIPDYLFPQQQGDLGLGTPDQKPFQGLESRTQQPSLTPLSTIKAFATQSGSQDLKALNTTYQSQLIKPSRMRKYPNRPSKTPPHERPYACPVESCDRRFSRSDELTRHIRIHTGQKPFQCRICMRNFSRSDHLTTHIRTHTGEKPFACDICGRKFARSDERKRHTKIHLRQKDKKADKSVASATTSSLPSYPSPVATSYPSPATTSYPSPVPTSYSSPGSSTYPSPVHSGFPSPSVATTYSSVPPAFPAQVSSFPSSAVTNSFSASTGLSDMTTTFSPRTIEIC is encoded by the exons ATGGCGGCAGCCAAGGCCGAGATGCAGCTGATGTCCCCGCTGCAGATCTCCGACCCCTTTGGCTCCTTTCCTCATTCGCCCACCATGGACAACTACCCTAAGCTGGAGGAGATGATGCTGCTGAGCAATGGGGCTCCCCAGTTCCTCGGTGCCTCCGGGGCCCCGGAGGGCAGCGGCGgtaacagcagcagcagcgggggcggtggaggtggagggggcggcagcaacagcaacagcagcGGCGGCGCCTTCAACCCTCAGGGGGAGGCGGGCGAGCAGCCCTACGAGCACCTGACCGCAG aGTCTTTTCCTGACATCACTCTGAATAACGAGAAGGTTCTAGTGGAGACGAGTTACCCCAGCCAAACCACCCGGCTGCCCCCCATCACCTACACTGGCCGCTTCTCTCTGGAGCCTGCACCCAACAGTGGCAACACCTTATGGCCTGAGCCCCTTTTCAGCCTGGTCAGCGGCCTCGTTAGCATGACCAACCCCCCAGCCACCTCATCCTCAGCATCATCTCCAGCggcctcctcctctgcctcccagaGCCCACCCCTGAGCTGCGCAGTGCAGTCCAACGACAGCAGCCCTATTTACTCAGCGGCACCCACCTTCCCCACACCTAACACCGACATCTTCCCTGAGCCACAGGGTCAGGCCTTTCCAGGCTCAGCAGGCACCGCGCTTCAGTACCCACCTCCTGCCTACCCTGCTGCCAAGGGTGGCTTCCAGGTCCCCATGATCCCTGACTATCTGTTTCCACAACAGCAGGGGGACCTGGGCCTGGGCACCCCAGACCAGAAACCCTTCCAGGGCCTGGAGAGCCGTACCCAGCAGCCTTCGCTCACTCCACTCTCTACCATCAAGGCCTTTGCCACACAGTCGGGCTCCCAGGACCTGAAGGCCCTCAACACCACCTACCAGTCCCAGCTCATCAAACCCAGCCGCATGCGCAAGTACCCCAACCGACCCAGCAAGACTCCCCCCCATGAACGCCCCTACGCCTGCCCCGTGGAGTCCTGTGACCGCCGCTTCTCTCGCTCAGACGAGCTCACCCGCCACATCCGCATCCACACGGGCCAGAAGCCCTTCCAGTGCCGCATCTGCATGCGCAACTTCAGCCGCAGCGACCACCTCACCACCCACATCCGCACCCACACAGGCGAGAAGCCATTCGCCTGTGACATCTGTGGGAGAAAGTTTGCCAGGAGTGATGAACGCAAGAGGCATACCAAAATCCACTTGCGGCAGAAGGACAAGAAAGCAGACAAAAGTGTGGCCTCTGCCActacctcctctctcccttcctaccCATCCCCAGTGGCTACCTCTTACCCATCCCCAGCCACCACCTCATACCCATCACCCGTGCCCACCTCCTACTCCTCTCCCGGCTCCTCGACCTACCCATCGCCTGTGCACAGTGGTTTCCCGTCACCCTCCGTGGCTACCACATACTCCTCCGTTCCTCCTGCTTTCCCTGCCCAGGTCAGCAGCTTCCCTTCCTCAGCTGTCACCAACTCCTTCAGCGCCTCCACAGGGCTTTCGGACATGACGACCACGTTTTCTCCCAGGACAATTGAAATTtgctga
- the REEP2 gene encoding receptor expression-enhancing protein 2 isoform X1 codes for MVSWIISRLVVLIFGTLYPAYSSYKAVKTKNVKEYVKWMMYWIVFAFFTTAETLTDIVLSWFPFYFELKIAFVIWLLSPYTKGSSVLYRKFVHPTLSNKEKEIDEYITQARDKSYETMMRVGKRGLNLAANAAVTAAAKGQGVLSEKLRSFSMQDLTLIRDEDALPLQGPDGRLRPSPGSLLDTIEDLGDDPAVSLRSGTNQADPRTEISEDDTGDKAPKRAKSIKKVPKAEPLASKTLKTRPKKKISAGGDSA; via the exons ATGGTGTCCTGGATCATCTCTCGCCTGGTGGT GCTCATCTTTGGCACCCTGTACCCAGCCTATTCTTCCTACAAGGCCGTGAAGACAAAAAACGTGAAGGAATAT GTGAAATGGATGATGTACTGGATCGTCTTTGCCTTCTTCACCACTGCCGAGACACTCACAGATATTGTGCTCTCCTG GTTTCCATTCTACTTTGAGCTCAAGATTGCCTTTGTGATATGGCTGCTGTCCCCTTATACCAAAGGCTCCAGCGTGCTCTACCGCAAGTTCGTGCACCCAACACTGTCCAACAAGGAGAAG GAGATCGACGAGTACATCACACAGGCCCGAGACAAGAGCTATGAGACCATGATGAGGGTGGGCAAGAGGGGTCTGAACCTGGCCGCTAATGCCGCGGTCACGGCTGCTGCCAAG GGCCAGGGGGTGCTGTCAGAGAAGCTCCGAAGCTTCAGCATGCAGGACCTGACCCTGATCCGGGACGAGGATGCGCTGCCCCTGCAGGGGCCCGACGGCCGCCTCAGACCCAGCCCTGGCAGCCTCCTGGACACCATTGAGGACTTAG GAGATGACCCTGCCGTGAGTTTAAGGTCAGGCACGAACCAGGCAGATCCCCGGACAGAGATCTCTGAGGATGACACGGGAGACAAGGCCCCTAAGAGGGCCAAATCCATCAAAAAAGTGCCCAAAGCTGAG CCACTGGCTTCCAAGACGCTGAAGACCCGGCCCAAGAAGAAGATCTCCGCGGGGGGTGACTCCGCTTGA
- the REEP2 gene encoding receptor expression-enhancing protein 2 isoform X4, producing the protein MVSWIISRLVVLIFGTLYPAYSSYKAVKTKNVKEYVKWMMYWIVFAFFTTAETLTDIVLSWFPFYFELKIAFVIWLLSPYTKGSSVLYRKFVHPTLSNKEKGQGVLSEKLRSFSMQDLTLIRDEDALPLQGPDGRLRPSPGSLLDTIEDLGDDPAVSLRSGTNQADPRTEISEDDTGDKAPKRAKSIKKVPKAEPLASKTLKTRPKKKISAGGDSA; encoded by the exons ATGGTGTCCTGGATCATCTCTCGCCTGGTGGT GCTCATCTTTGGCACCCTGTACCCAGCCTATTCTTCCTACAAGGCCGTGAAGACAAAAAACGTGAAGGAATAT GTGAAATGGATGATGTACTGGATCGTCTTTGCCTTCTTCACCACTGCCGAGACACTCACAGATATTGTGCTCTCCTG GTTTCCATTCTACTTTGAGCTCAAGATTGCCTTTGTGATATGGCTGCTGTCCCCTTATACCAAAGGCTCCAGCGTGCTCTACCGCAAGTTCGTGCACCCAACACTGTCCAACAAGGAGAAG GGCCAGGGGGTGCTGTCAGAGAAGCTCCGAAGCTTCAGCATGCAGGACCTGACCCTGATCCGGGACGAGGATGCGCTGCCCCTGCAGGGGCCCGACGGCCGCCTCAGACCCAGCCCTGGCAGCCTCCTGGACACCATTGAGGACTTAG GAGATGACCCTGCCGTGAGTTTAAGGTCAGGCACGAACCAGGCAGATCCCCGGACAGAGATCTCTGAGGATGACACGGGAGACAAGGCCCCTAAGAGGGCCAAATCCATCAAAAAAGTGCCCAAAGCTGAG CCACTGGCTTCCAAGACGCTGAAGACCCGGCCCAAGAAGAAGATCTCCGCGGGGGGTGACTCCGCTTGA
- the REEP2 gene encoding receptor expression-enhancing protein 2 isoform X2, with translation MVSWIISRLVVLIFGTLYPAYSSYKAVKTKNVKEYVKWMMYWIVFAFFTTAETLTDIVLSWFPFYFELKIAFVIWLLSPYTKGSSVLYRKFVHPTLSNKEKEIDEYITQARDKSYETMMRVGKRGLNLAANAAVTAAAKGVLSEKLRSFSMQDLTLIRDEDALPLQGPDGRLRPSPGSLLDTIEDLGDDPAVSLRSGTNQADPRTEISEDDTGDKAPKRAKSIKKVPKAEPLASKTLKTRPKKKISAGGDSA, from the exons ATGGTGTCCTGGATCATCTCTCGCCTGGTGGT GCTCATCTTTGGCACCCTGTACCCAGCCTATTCTTCCTACAAGGCCGTGAAGACAAAAAACGTGAAGGAATAT GTGAAATGGATGATGTACTGGATCGTCTTTGCCTTCTTCACCACTGCCGAGACACTCACAGATATTGTGCTCTCCTG GTTTCCATTCTACTTTGAGCTCAAGATTGCCTTTGTGATATGGCTGCTGTCCCCTTATACCAAAGGCTCCAGCGTGCTCTACCGCAAGTTCGTGCACCCAACACTGTCCAACAAGGAGAAG GAGATCGACGAGTACATCACACAGGCCCGAGACAAGAGCTATGAGACCATGATGAGGGTGGGCAAGAGGGGTCTGAACCTGGCCGCTAATGCCGCGGTCACGGCTGCTGCCAAG GGGGTGCTGTCAGAGAAGCTCCGAAGCTTCAGCATGCAGGACCTGACCCTGATCCGGGACGAGGATGCGCTGCCCCTGCAGGGGCCCGACGGCCGCCTCAGACCCAGCCCTGGCAGCCTCCTGGACACCATTGAGGACTTAG GAGATGACCCTGCCGTGAGTTTAAGGTCAGGCACGAACCAGGCAGATCCCCGGACAGAGATCTCTGAGGATGACACGGGAGACAAGGCCCCTAAGAGGGCCAAATCCATCAAAAAAGTGCCCAAAGCTGAG CCACTGGCTTCCAAGACGCTGAAGACCCGGCCCAAGAAGAAGATCTCCGCGGGGGGTGACTCCGCTTGA